GCTGGGCCATTCTAGGAGAACTGCTCTCGGCCCGCGAAATCTGTGGCTGCGCCATCATGATGGTCGCCATCATCTCCGCACAGATTAAGCGATAGTCTTCTTTTTGCGAGGCCAGCGCCTTTTTTTCCGAGTTTTGAGAGCAGCCGGCTTACGCTTTTTCAAAAGCAGCAACCCACCCACAATCAATACGACACCTACCAAGAGCGAAAGCAAGGCACTACGGGTAACGCCTGCGACAATGTAACTTACAAAACTGATGGCCGCAACACTCAAGGCATACGGCAACTGGGTATTCACGTGATTCACATGGTTACACTCGGCACCGGCACTCGCCATAATCGTAGTATCCGAAATGGGTGAAATATGGTCGCCGCAAACGGCTCCTGCCATGCAAGCAGAAATGGAGATAATCATCAGATTCGGATCAATGCTAGAGAATGCCGCCACCACAATCGGAATCAGGATGCCGAACGTTCCCCACGAGGTACCTGTAGAAAAAGCAAGACCAATCCCCACCAAGAAGATAATCGCCGGCATAAAGTTCATAAGCGAAGAAGCGCTTCCCGAAACAAGGCCCGCCACAAAGTCCTTTGCACCAAGCGCATCGGTAACGCCCTTCAGACTCCAGGCGAGTACTAGAATAATAATCGCAGGAACCATCGCCTTGAAACCTTCGGGCAGGCACTCCAGGCACTTGCGGAGTTTCAGCACTCGACGTCCCAAGTACCAAATCACCGTCACGATAAAGGCGGCAAAGCTTCCAAGAACTAGGCCAACAGATGCGTCACTTCCGCCAAAGGCATCGACAAAGCCCTTATGCGCCTCGCCACTTGCAAAGTAACCACCCGTATAAATCAATCCGACCACACAGAATAAAACCAGCATCACGATCGGGAATATCAAATCAAGCACCGTTCCGCGAGGCTCTTCATCACTGAGTTTTTCCATCTTTGTTTCAATCATTTCGGCCGCAGATTCAAACTTTTTCATCGGTCCAAAATCCACTTTCAAAAGCACCAGGGCAAAAAGGGCCACGATCGTCAACAACGCATAAAAATTGAAGGGAATCGCCTTCACAAAAAGGCCGAGCCCATCTTCACCCTCGACAAAACCCGTTACAGCCGCCGCCCAGGAACTCACCGGCGCAATAATGCAAATAGGGGCCGCCGTTGCATCAATCAGATAGGCAAGCTTTTCGTGACTGAGTTTAAACTTGTCTGTAACCGGACGCATCACGCTACCCACCGTAAGGCAGTTAAAGTAGTCATCTACAAAAATCAGCACACCAAGAACAATCGTTGCAAGCTGTGCTCCGACCTTGGACTTGACATGCAATTTTGCCCAGTTTCCAAACGCCGCCGCAGCCCCCGACTTATTCATCAAGGCTACCATCGTCCCAAGCATTACTAGGAAAAAGAGTATCCCCACGTTCCATGGATCGGACACCTGCTTGACCATACCATCCTTGAACACGGCATCCAGAAATCCAGAGAAACTTCCCTGGCTAATAAAAAGGCCGCCAATAAGGACACCCACAAACAAGGACGAATAAGCTTCCTTGGTAATAAGGGCCAAGACAATGGCTACTACCGAAGGAATCAAGGCCCAAAATGTTCCATGAAAAAAAGACACCGCTTCTACAGCTTGCTGTTCCATAAGAGTCTCCTTTATTTGCAGGGCAATTATAGCAAATAGTGATTAGTTAAAAGTGGTTAGTGGTTAGGAATGATGCGTCAGGTTTCAGGTGTCTGGCGTAAGGTCCCTGAGTGGTACACTGAGCCTGCCGAAGTGCAAGCGCAGCGCGTCGAAGGGCCATGCGTTGTAAAGGCGAACAACGGAAAACACATCCCACAGTATACTCTTTAAAAATTTTGAATTTATTTTATTTGTACATGGGAATGTAGAATTCACTATGTTCGCATGGGGTTGGATTAATTATTATGAAAAAAATCAAGTTTCTTTTGCCGGTGGCAATAGCCGCTGGATTTTGGGCCTGTGGAGACGACAATAATACAGCCTCTACAGAATGTGTCACTGAACAATGCCTTATTGATAAATATGGCGAATTTAACGCGGATTCGGCAAATGCGGCCAATCAGCAGAATCCAAAGGACGATTCTACAGCCGCAAACCAGAACCCGGACGATCCGAATAATCCGCTTGGCCAGAATAACCCCCAGGACCCTAACGAACCTCAGGATCCCAACGATCCGCAAGACCCGAACATCCCTACCTCGTCTAGCGAGGCCGGAGCACAGCAGCCCGAATCTTCGGACTCCAATCCGCCTGTAGAATCTTCGAGCAGCCACCACCATCATTGGGGTAGCAGTTCTTCCGTCAGCATAATCCCCGTGGAATCCAGTTCGAGCGAAGCGGTTGTTGTTCCGCCGACACCGGGCAGCGATTTCAAGGAACATTTCCGTGATGAATGCCCCGTCGCAAGCATTCCGAAAATCGGAAGCAACCCGAAGCTCCCCGATCCGTTTACCGCATTTGACGGTTCCAAGGTGACCACAAAGGCTCAGTGGAAATGCCGCCGCGAAGAAATTTCGGCACTTCTCGAAGAAGTTGAACTCGGCGAAAAGCCGCGCAATCCGGAAAAAGTGGAAGGAAGCTACTCCGGCGGTTCGCTCAAGGTCACCGTTACAGACAAGGGAAAAACCATCAGCTTTAGCGTCAAGATTTCTGGTGCAGGCACCAAGGACGCCCCGAAGCCCGCCATTATCGGGTTCAGCGGCGGAAGCCTAGACTATTCCGGCCTGAATATCGCGACGATTTCGTTCAATCCCGATGATGTCGCCCCGGAAACGACCCGCGGCAAGGGAAGGTTCTACGACATCTACGGAAGCAACCATAGCGCGGGCGCAATGATTGCATGGGCCTGGGGCGTAAGCCGCGTAATCGACGCCCTCGAAAAGACGCCCGAAGCGGGCATCGATGTACACCACTTGGGTGTTACCGGATGTTCTCGCCT
The nucleotide sequence above comes from uncultured Fibrobacter sp.. Encoded proteins:
- a CDS encoding Na+/H+ antiporter NhaC family protein — translated: MEQQAVEAVSFFHGTFWALIPSVVAIVLALITKEAYSSLFVGVLIGGLFISQGSFSGFLDAVFKDGMVKQVSDPWNVGILFFLVMLGTMVALMNKSGAAAAFGNWAKLHVKSKVGAQLATIVLGVLIFVDDYFNCLTVGSVMRPVTDKFKLSHEKLAYLIDATAAPICIIAPVSSWAAAVTGFVEGEDGLGLFVKAIPFNFYALLTIVALFALVLLKVDFGPMKKFESAAEMIETKMEKLSDEEPRGTVLDLIFPIVMLVLFCVVGLIYTGGYFASGEAHKGFVDAFGGSDASVGLVLGSFAAFIVTVIWYLGRRVLKLRKCLECLPEGFKAMVPAIIILVLAWSLKGVTDALGAKDFVAGLVSGSASSLMNFMPAIIFLVGIGLAFSTGTSWGTFGILIPIVVAAFSSIDPNLMIISISACMAGAVCGDHISPISDTTIMASAGAECNHVNHVNTQLPYALSVAAISFVSYIVAGVTRSALLSLLVGVVLIVGGLLLLKKRKPAALKTRKKRRWPRKKKTIA